Proteins from a single region of Pseudomonas phenolilytica:
- the sodC gene encoding superoxide dismutase family protein, translating to MKQWIIAALAGCTALTVQAETLSVPLKAVSAQGVGAAVGSVKIESSEYGLVLRPELSGLEPGIHGFHVHAKGNCETAEIDGKVTPAGAAGGHWDPKNSGKHGEPWGDGHLGDLPALYVDKDGKASQPVLAPRLKSLGDIKGLALMVHQGGDNHADHPQPLGGGGARVACGVIE from the coding sequence ATGAAACAGTGGATCATCGCCGCATTGGCCGGCTGCACCGCGTTGACTGTCCAGGCGGAGACGCTCAGCGTTCCGCTCAAGGCCGTCAGCGCCCAAGGCGTCGGCGCCGCCGTCGGCAGCGTGAAGATCGAGAGCAGCGAATACGGCCTGGTCCTGCGCCCCGAACTGTCGGGGCTGGAACCCGGCATTCACGGCTTCCACGTGCACGCCAAGGGCAACTGCGAGACCGCCGAGATCGACGGCAAGGTCACGCCGGCGGGCGCTGCGGGCGGCCACTGGGACCCGAAGAACAGCGGCAAGCACGGCGAACCCTGGGGCGACGGCCACCTGGGCGACCTGCCCGCGCTCTATGTCGACAAGGATGGCAAGGCCAGCCAGCCGGTGCTGGCCCCACGCCTGAAAAGCCTGGGCGACATCAAGGGGCTGGCGCTGATGGTGCATCAGGGCGGCGACAACCATGCCGACCATCCGCAGCCGCTCGGCGGCGGCGGTGCACGGGTCGCCTGCGGCGTCATCGAGTAA
- the fliQ gene encoding flagellar biosynthesis protein FliQ, with product MTPEVAVDLFREGLWMTAMIVGVLVMPSLLVGLVVAMFQAATQINEQTLSFLPRLLVMLLTLIWAGPWLVRELMEYTQGLITNIPLIIG from the coding sequence ATGACGCCCGAAGTCGCGGTGGACCTGTTTCGCGAAGGCCTGTGGATGACCGCGATGATCGTCGGCGTGCTGGTGATGCCGAGCCTGCTGGTCGGTCTGGTGGTGGCCATGTTCCAGGCTGCCACGCAGATCAACGAGCAGACCCTGAGCTTTCTGCCGCGCCTCCTGGTGATGCTGCTGACGCTGATCTGGGCCGGGCCTTGGCTGGTGCGCGAGCTGATGGAGTATACCCAGGGGCTGATCACCAACATTCCGCTGATCATCGGCTGA
- the fliR gene encoding flagellar biosynthetic protein FliR, whose product MLELSNAQIGSWVAQFLLPLFRIAALLMSMPIIGTQLVPPRVRLYLALAITLVLAPNLGPMPLVEALSLRALLLIAEQILIGVMLGFVLQLFFQVFIVSGQLLAMQMGLGFASMVDPANGVSVPVLGQFFNMLVILLFLAMNGHLVVLEILTESFVTLPVGGGLSTNHLWEVASKLGWVLGAGLLLVLPAITALLVVNLAFGLMTRAAPQLNIFSIGFPLTLVLGLVIVWIGMADILAQYQIFVGEALAMLRELVGLR is encoded by the coding sequence ATGCTGGAACTGAGCAATGCGCAGATCGGCAGCTGGGTGGCGCAGTTTCTGCTCCCGCTGTTCCGTATCGCCGCGTTGCTGATGAGCATGCCGATCATCGGCACGCAGCTGGTGCCGCCGCGGGTACGGCTGTATCTGGCGCTGGCCATCACCCTGGTGCTGGCGCCGAACCTAGGCCCGATGCCACTGGTCGAGGCGCTGAGCCTGCGTGCCTTGCTGCTGATCGCCGAGCAGATTCTGATCGGTGTGATGCTCGGTTTCGTCCTGCAGCTGTTCTTTCAGGTGTTCATCGTCTCCGGGCAGCTGCTGGCGATGCAGATGGGCCTGGGGTTCGCCTCGATGGTCGATCCGGCCAACGGTGTGTCGGTGCCGGTGCTCGGCCAGTTCTTCAATATGCTGGTGATCCTGCTGTTCCTGGCGATGAACGGTCATCTGGTGGTGCTGGAAATTCTCACCGAGAGCTTTGTGACCTTGCCGGTGGGCGGTGGGCTGTCGACCAATCATCTGTGGGAGGTGGCGAGCAAGCTCGGCTGGGTGCTCGGCGCCGGCCTGCTGCTGGTGCTGCCGGCGATCACCGCGCTGCTGGTGGTGAACCTGGCGTTTGGCCTGATGACCCGCGCCGCCCCGCAGCTGAATATCTTTTCCATCGGCTTTCCGCTGACCCTGGTGCTGGGCCTGGTCATCGTCTGGATCGGGATGGCCGATATCCTCGCGCAATACCAGATCTTCGTCGGCGAAGCGCTGGCGATGCTGCGCGAGCTGGTGGGGCTGCGCTGA
- the flhB gene encoding flagellar biosynthesis protein FlhB gives MAESESGADKSEEPTEKRRRESREKGQIARSRELSTVAVTIGGIGGLLASGSGLAQALMAMMQGSFELSRETLLDESNMAVLLAASGRIALEATLPLLIALLIASIAGPIALGGWLFSAKAMAPNFGRMNPAAGLKRMFSTKALVELLKALGKFLVVLLVALMVLSSYEDDLLPIAKQPLDLAIMHSAEVVGWCALWMACGLILIAAVDVPFQLWDNKQKLMMTKQEVKDEYKDSEGKPEVKSRIRQLQREAAQRRMMQAVPEADVVITNPTHFAVALKYDGDKGGAPRLVAKGGDFVALKIREIAQEHSVTVLESPALARAVYYSTELEQEIPAGLYLAVAQVLAYVYQLRQYRAGKGRRPDPLNDLPIPPDLRRDE, from the coding sequence ATGGCTGAAAGCGAAAGCGGTGCCGACAAAAGCGAGGAACCCACAGAGAAACGGCGCCGGGAATCTCGCGAGAAAGGCCAGATCGCGCGCTCGCGCGAGTTGAGCACGGTGGCCGTGACCATCGGCGGCATTGGCGGCCTGCTGGCGTCCGGCAGCGGGTTGGCGCAGGCGCTGATGGCCATGATGCAGGGCAGCTTCGAGCTGAGCCGCGAAACCCTGCTGGACGAGAGCAACATGGCGGTGTTGCTGGCGGCCAGCGGCAGGATCGCGCTGGAGGCAACCCTGCCGTTGCTGATCGCCTTGCTCATCGCCTCGATCGCCGGGCCCATCGCGCTGGGTGGCTGGCTGTTCTCCGCCAAGGCGATGGCGCCCAACTTCGGTCGGATGAACCCCGCTGCCGGGCTCAAGCGCATGTTCTCGACCAAGGCGCTGGTGGAGTTGCTCAAGGCCCTCGGCAAGTTCCTGGTGGTGCTGCTGGTGGCGTTGATGGTGCTGTCCTCCTACGAGGACGATCTGCTCCCCATCGCCAAGCAGCCGCTAGACCTGGCGATCATGCACAGCGCCGAGGTGGTCGGCTGGTGCGCGCTGTGGATGGCCTGCGGGCTGATCCTGATCGCCGCGGTGGATGTGCCGTTCCAGCTCTGGGACAACAAGCAGAAGCTGATGATGACCAAGCAGGAGGTCAAGGACGAGTACAAGGACTCCGAGGGCAAGCCGGAGGTCAAGTCGCGCATCCGTCAGCTGCAGCGCGAGGCGGCGCAGCGGCGCATGATGCAGGCCGTGCCCGAAGCCGATGTGGTGATTACCAACCCGACGCACTTTGCCGTGGCGCTGAAATACGACGGCGACAAGGGTGGCGCGCCTCGGCTGGTGGCCAAGGGCGGCGACTTCGTGGCGCTGAAGATTCGCGAGATCGCCCAGGAGCACAGCGTGACGGTGCTTGAGTCGCCGGCGCTGGCGCGAGCGGTGTACTACTCGACCGAGCTGGAGCAGGAGATTCCCGCCGGCCTCTACCTGGCCGTGGCGCAGGTGCTGGCTTACGTCTATCAGTTGCGCCAGTACCGCGCCGGCAAGGGCCGTCGACCCGATCCACTGAACGATCTTCCGATTCCGCCAGATCTGCGTCGCGACGAATAG
- the flhA gene encoding flagellar biosynthesis protein FlhA produces MDRTQLINMRNNLTGVGRGNLGVPLLLLVMLGMMMLPVPPFLLDVLFTFNIALSIVVLLVSVYALRPLDFAVFPTILLVATLLRLALNVASTRVVLIHGHEGGASAGHVIEAFGNVVIGGNYVVGIVVFAILMIINFVVVTKGAGRISEVSARFTLDAMPGKQMAIDADLNAGLIDQAEAKKRRVEVASEADFYGSMDGASKFVRGDAIAGLLILFINLLGGMGIGMAQHGLSFADAGKVYALLTIGDGLVAQIPSLLLSTAAAIMVTRVTSSEDMGQQVNRQMFASPKALAVSAAIMIAMGLVPGMPHLSFLGLGALAAGGAYWIWYRQKRVKQQAEQDVQKQQELLPAQRAAETKELGWDDVTPVDMVGLEVGYRLIPLVDRNQGGQLLARIKGVRKKLSQDLGFLMPSVHIRDNLDLLPNAYRLTLMGVSLAEAEVYPDRELAINPGQVFGPLNGIAAKDPAFGLDAVWIEGSQRDQAQSLGYTVVDASTVVATHLNQVLYKHAHELLGHEEVQQLLQLLARSSPKLAEELVPGMLSLSTLLKVLQALLQEQVPVRDIRTIAEAIANVANKSQDPAAMVAAVRVALSRAIVQNVVGLEPELPVITLEPRLEQILLNSLQKAGQGAEDGILLEPGMAEKLQRSLVEAAQRQEMLGKPAILLVAGPVRAMLSRFARLAVQNMHVLAYQEIPDNKQVTIVATVGQN; encoded by the coding sequence TTGGATCGCACGCAACTCATCAACATGCGCAACAACCTGACGGGTGTCGGTCGCGGCAACCTCGGGGTGCCGCTGCTGTTGCTGGTGATGCTGGGCATGATGATGCTGCCCGTGCCGCCGTTCCTGCTCGACGTGCTGTTCACCTTCAACATCGCGCTGTCGATCGTCGTGCTGCTGGTCAGTGTCTACGCGCTGCGCCCGCTGGATTTCGCGGTGTTCCCGACCATTCTGCTGGTAGCGACCCTGTTGCGTCTGGCGCTGAACGTCGCGTCCACACGGGTGGTGCTGATTCACGGTCACGAAGGCGGCGCGTCGGCCGGTCATGTGATCGAAGCCTTCGGTAACGTGGTGATCGGCGGCAACTACGTAGTCGGTATCGTGGTGTTCGCGATCCTGATGATCATCAACTTCGTGGTGGTCACCAAGGGCGCCGGGCGGATTTCCGAAGTAAGCGCGCGCTTCACCCTCGATGCGATGCCCGGCAAGCAGATGGCGATCGATGCCGACCTCAATGCCGGGCTGATCGATCAGGCCGAAGCGAAGAAGCGCCGGGTCGAGGTTGCGTCCGAAGCGGATTTCTACGGCTCGATGGACGGTGCCAGCAAGTTCGTGCGCGGCGACGCCATCGCTGGCCTGCTGATCCTCTTCATCAACCTGCTCGGCGGCATGGGTATCGGCATGGCGCAGCATGGCCTGAGCTTCGCCGACGCCGGCAAGGTCTACGCGCTGCTGACCATCGGTGACGGCCTGGTGGCGCAGATCCCCTCGCTGCTGCTGTCCACCGCGGCGGCGATCATGGTGACCCGGGTCACCAGTTCCGAGGACATGGGCCAGCAGGTCAACCGGCAGATGTTCGCCTCGCCCAAGGCGCTGGCGGTATCGGCCGCGATCATGATCGCGATGGGACTGGTGCCGGGCATGCCGCACCTGTCATTCCTCGGCCTCGGTGCGCTCGCTGCCGGGGGCGCCTACTGGATCTGGTATCGGCAGAAGCGCGTCAAGCAGCAGGCCGAGCAGGATGTGCAGAAGCAGCAGGAGCTGCTGCCAGCGCAGCGCGCGGCGGAAACCAAGGAACTCGGCTGGGACGACGTGACGCCGGTGGACATGGTCGGGCTGGAGGTCGGCTACCGGCTGATTCCGCTGGTCGATCGCAATCAGGGGGGCCAGCTGCTGGCGCGAATCAAGGGCGTGCGCAAGAAGCTGTCGCAGGATCTCGGCTTTCTCATGCCGTCGGTGCATATCCGCGACAATCTCGATCTGCTGCCCAATGCCTATCGCCTGACGCTGATGGGCGTCAGCCTGGCCGAGGCGGAGGTCTATCCGGATCGCGAGCTGGCGATCAACCCCGGCCAGGTATTCGGGCCGCTCAATGGCATTGCAGCCAAGGACCCGGCGTTCGGTCTGGATGCGGTGTGGATCGAGGGCAGCCAGCGCGACCAGGCGCAGTCGCTCGGCTATACCGTGGTGGATGCCAGTACCGTGGTTGCCACCCACCTCAATCAGGTGTTGTACAAGCACGCGCATGAACTGCTCGGCCACGAGGAGGTCCAGCAGTTGCTGCAACTGCTTGCCCGTAGCTCGCCCAAGCTGGCCGAGGAGTTGGTGCCGGGCATGCTGTCGTTGTCCACGCTGCTCAAGGTCTTGCAAGCGCTGCTGCAGGAGCAGGTGCCGGTGCGCGACATCCGCACCATCGCCGAAGCCATCGCCAATGTCGCCAACAAGAGTCAAGATCCCGCCGCGATGGTGGCGGCAGTGCGCGTCGCGCTGTCTCGCGCAATCGTGCAGAACGTTGTGGGACTAGAGCCGGAGCTGCCTGTGATCACTCTGGAGCCGCGATTGGAACAGATCTTGCTCAATAGCCTGCAGAAGGCCGGACAGGGTGCCGAAGATGGCATCCTGCTGGAACCGGGAATGGCAGAGAAGTTGCAACGGTCGCTGGTAGAAGCGGCTCAGCGCCAGGAAATGCTCGGCAAGCCGGCGATTCTACTGGTGGCCGGACCGGTTCGCGCGATGTTGTCCCGCTTCGCCCGGTTGGCCGTACAGAACATGCATGTACTGGCCTACCAGGAAATTCCGGACAACAAGCAGGTCACCATCGTTGCGACGGTGGGTCAGAATTAA
- the fliP gene encoding flagellar type III secretion system pore protein FliP (The bacterial flagellar biogenesis protein FliP forms a type III secretion system (T3SS)-type pore required for flagellar assembly.) produces MLRILLALLLAVVAPLALGQEAGGLLTRGDNPLSIPAITLSTDAQGQQEYSVSLQILLIMTALSFIPAFVMLMTSFTRIIIVFSILRQALGLQQTPSNQILIGLTLFLTLFIMAPVFERINQEALQPYLAEQIPAQEAITRAEVPLKAFMLAQTRESDLDLFMRLSRRTDIASPEAAPLTILVPAFVTSELKTAFQIGFMIFIPFLIIDMVVASVLMAMGMMMLSPLIISLPFKIMLFVLVDGWGLIIGTLAGSFGTL; encoded by the coding sequence ATGTTGCGAATTCTGCTGGCGTTGCTGCTGGCCGTGGTCGCCCCGCTGGCTCTCGGCCAGGAGGCGGGCGGACTGCTGACCCGTGGCGACAATCCGCTGTCAATCCCGGCGATCACCCTGAGCACCGACGCCCAGGGCCAGCAGGAGTATTCGGTCAGCCTGCAGATTCTGCTGATCATGACGGCGCTGAGCTTCATCCCGGCGTTCGTCATGCTGATGACCAGCTTCACGCGGATCATCATCGTGTTTTCCATCCTGCGTCAGGCGCTGGGCCTGCAGCAGACGCCATCGAACCAGATTCTCATCGGTCTGACGCTGTTCCTCACGCTGTTCATCATGGCCCCGGTGTTCGAGCGGATAAACCAGGAAGCGCTGCAGCCGTACCTCGCCGAGCAGATTCCGGCGCAGGAGGCGATCACCCGCGCCGAAGTCCCGCTCAAGGCGTTCATGCTGGCGCAGACTCGCGAGAGCGATCTCGATCTGTTCATGCGTCTGTCGCGGCGTACCGACATCGCCAGCCCGGAAGCGGCGCCGCTGACCATTCTGGTGCCGGCCTTCGTCACCTCGGAGCTGAAGACCGCGTTCCAGATCGGCTTCATGATCTTCATTCCGTTCCTGATCATCGACATGGTGGTGGCCAGCGTGCTGATGGCGATGGGCATGATGATGCTCTCGCCGCTGATCATCTCGCTGCCGTTCAAGATCATGCTGTTCGTGCTGGTCGACGGCTGGGGGCTGATCATCGGCACCCTGGCCGGCAGCTTCGGCACGCTCTAG
- the fliO gene encoding flagellar biosynthetic protein FliO, whose amino-acid sequence MRALAFLALLVALPALAAEPAASMSGTDMGAQLSKLLLGLLLVVGLIFLLAWLLRRVQQMNPRGTQVIKLVSSQALGPRERLVLVQVGSEQVLIGLSAGRITPLHVLKEPVHLPDSEPANPEFAQRLMELLGKDHKDKP is encoded by the coding sequence ATGCGCGCGCTAGCCTTTCTCGCTCTGCTGGTAGCGCTGCCGGCACTGGCTGCCGAACCGGCCGCCAGCATGAGTGGCACCGACATGGGCGCGCAGCTGAGCAAGCTGCTGCTCGGCCTGCTGCTGGTGGTCGGCCTGATCTTTCTGCTGGCCTGGCTGCTGCGCCGCGTCCAGCAGATGAATCCACGCGGTACTCAGGTGATTAAGCTGGTTTCCAGCCAGGCACTCGGCCCGCGCGAGCGGCTGGTGCTGGTGCAGGTCGGCAGCGAGCAAGTGCTGATCGGTCTCTCCGCCGGGCGCATCACGCCGCTGCACGTGCTCAAGGAGCCGGTGCATCTGCCCGATTCCGAACCGGCCAACCCGGAGTTCGCCCAGCGCCTGATGGAGCTGTTGGGCAAGGATCACAAGGACAAGCCCTGA